The following coding sequences lie in one Synechococcus sp. PCC 7336 genomic window:
- a CDS encoding two-component system response regulator produces the protein MNENCIFCFAGYKHPAKPLVLAVDPDPDNLRLLDLVLRYLNLSAATALDASRTSQLLDALQPQLLMLTLPSTIGQGARLVAALKDDPKTRQTPILAVTTSINPDEQAHLLASGCCGLICKPFMLDELAALLNRHLKHKAVRDVELQAP, from the coding sequence ATGAATGAAAACTGTATTTTCTGCTTTGCTGGCTACAAGCATCCAGCGAAACCGCTGGTTTTGGCCGTCGATCCCGATCCCGACAACCTGCGCTTGTTGGACCTCGTTCTGAGATACCTAAATCTCTCAGCGGCAACGGCACTCGATGCGTCTCGAACCAGTCAACTCCTCGATGCATTACAGCCGCAGCTACTGATGCTCACTCTGCCCTCTACAATCGGCCAGGGTGCCCGCTTAGTGGCGGCTTTAAAAGATGACCCTAAGACTCGGCAAACCCCAATTTTGGCGGTTACCACATCTATCAATCCAGATGAACAGGCACACCTGTTAGCTTCGGGTTGTTGCGGCCTCATCTGCAAGCCGTTCATGCTGGATGAACTTGCAGCCCTACTCAATCGGCATCTGAAGCATAAGGCTGTTCGAGACGTTGAATTGCAGGCTCCATAG
- the queG gene encoding tRNA epoxyqueuosine(34) reductase QueG produces MHPSAVATAIKQAALKVGFDKVGIAHVDSPPDLSGLNQWLAAGHQADMGWMENPKRWRPTEILPGVRSLVCVALNYYTPHAHSTDPQAGKLSRYAWGRDYHRVLGKRLKALSAWMECEYDCRTRFYVDTGPIAEKAWAMQAGLGWIGKNSLLLTREFGSWIFLGEILTSLDLPPDRPHSSHCGTCSRCLEACPTEAIVADGVVDSNRCIAYHTLESHAAELPEAIAQHLDGWVAGCDICQDVCPWNQRFATPTAIADFEPYPQNLAPPLSKLAASTPEDFSRQFPASALRRLKLERLQRNARAALRTAGDKSHSNSVDWE; encoded by the coding sequence ATGCACCCGTCCGCAGTTGCAACTGCCATCAAACAGGCCGCACTCAAAGTGGGGTTTGACAAGGTCGGGATCGCGCATGTGGATTCACCCCCAGATTTATCGGGGCTGAACCAGTGGCTGGCAGCCGGCCATCAGGCAGACATGGGCTGGATGGAAAACCCCAAACGCTGGCGTCCAACTGAGATTTTGCCAGGGGTGCGATCGCTGGTGTGTGTGGCCCTCAACTATTACACTCCCCACGCCCACAGCACTGACCCGCAAGCGGGCAAGCTATCTCGCTATGCCTGGGGGCGCGACTACCATCGAGTTTTGGGTAAACGACTCAAAGCTCTGTCGGCCTGGATGGAATGCGAATACGATTGCCGCACTCGGTTTTACGTCGATACCGGTCCCATCGCCGAAAAAGCCTGGGCTATGCAAGCGGGGCTGGGATGGATTGGTAAAAACAGCTTGCTGCTCACCCGAGAATTTGGCTCTTGGATATTTTTGGGGGAAATCTTAACCAGCCTCGATCTACCCCCCGATCGCCCCCACAGCTCCCATTGCGGCACCTGCAGCCGCTGTTTGGAGGCTTGCCCTACCGAGGCGATTGTCGCTGACGGTGTAGTGGACTCCAACCGCTGCATTGCCTACCACACCCTCGAAAGCCATGCCGCCGAACTGCCCGAGGCGATCGCCCAGCACTTGGACGGCTGGGTGGCAGGTTGCGATATCTGTCAGGATGTCTGTCCGTGGAACCAGCGCTTTGCCACCCCCACGGCGATCGCCGATTTCGAGCCCTACCCCCAAAATCTCGCTCCCCCCCTCTCGAAATTAGCCGCAAGTACTCCTGAAGACTTCAGCCGTCAATTCCCTGCCTCTGCCCTGCGCCGCCTCAAGCTGGAGCGCCTTCAACGCAATGCTCGCGCAGCCCTCCGCACGGCAGGGGATAAAAGTCATTCGAATTCAGTGGATTGGGAATAA
- a CDS encoding response regulator transcription factor yields the protein MDRTKIVLIEDHALTRIGLRAALQEADELDVVGETGTAEEGLRLIEMHQPDVAVIDIGLPDMDGIELTQQLRQLQQQTGASQTKVLILTMHDDEEAVLAAFAAGADSYSIKDVGIDKLLEAVRATADDRAWIDPAIARVVLRQVKNQPRRATAVSPISLSATDSQTSSEPTLADETADDSISGNSEGDVATIAAIEPEYMQAIESSPLTERELEVLEHIVAGCSNAAIADKLFITVGTVKTHVRSIMNKLCANDRTQAAVRALRSGLVQ from the coding sequence ATGGACAGAACTAAGATTGTACTGATAGAAGATCACGCTCTGACGCGCATTGGGCTCAGAGCGGCTTTGCAGGAGGCGGACGAGCTCGATGTTGTTGGGGAAACAGGGACGGCAGAAGAAGGCTTGCGGTTGATCGAAATGCACCAGCCCGATGTAGCTGTTATCGATATTGGCTTGCCCGATATGGACGGTATAGAGCTGACTCAGCAACTACGGCAATTGCAACAGCAGACTGGCGCGTCGCAAACCAAGGTTCTAATTCTGACGATGCACGACGATGAGGAAGCCGTTCTTGCCGCTTTTGCCGCAGGTGCTGATTCGTACAGCATCAAAGATGTGGGCATCGACAAATTGTTAGAAGCTGTGAGGGCCACTGCCGACGATCGCGCTTGGATCGACCCCGCGATCGCCCGCGTAGTCTTGCGGCAGGTCAAGAATCAGCCACGCCGTGCAACCGCTGTTTCACCGATCAGTTTATCCGCCACAGACAGTCAAACCAGCTCGGAGCCTACACTAGCCGATGAGACGGCAGACGATAGCATTTCCGGTAACAGCGAAGGAGATGTGGCCACCATTGCGGCAATTGAGCCCGAGTATATGCAAGCGATCGAAAGTAGTCCCCTCACCGAGCGCGAGTTAGAAGTCTTGGAGCACATTGTGGCTGGTTGTAGCAACGCGGCGATCGCTGACAAGCTGTTCATTACTGTCGGAACCGTTAAAACCCACGTCCGCAGCATTATGAACAAACTCTGTGCTAACGATCGCACTCAAGCTGCAGTTCGCGCACTACGTTCGGGCCTGGTTCAGTAA
- a CDS encoding FHA domain-containing protein, giving the protein MGRSLSPQVFVLRDRAGKRALILQDEEYTIGRSSKCSIRLFDPFISRCHAYLRRIDRGNGQFHYLLVDGNTEGHRSANGMFINDAPAQSRLLRVGDVINFGPQVTALLWKAHDIPTAELELLETAFTRAQMARKHSETRLPVGVVAKPPTELVGSSHQTPQ; this is encoded by the coding sequence GTGGGTCGAAGTTTATCCCCTCAAGTATTTGTTTTACGCGATCGGGCAGGTAAACGGGCTCTGATCCTCCAAGATGAGGAATACACCATTGGCCGTTCGTCTAAATGCTCCATTCGGTTGTTCGACCCCTTTATCTCTCGCTGTCATGCTTACCTGCGCCGCATCGATCGCGGTAACGGGCAATTTCATTACCTCTTAGTCGACGGGAACACAGAGGGCCATCGCAGTGCAAATGGCATGTTTATCAACGACGCTCCTGCCCAAAGTCGACTCTTGCGGGTTGGCGATGTAATTAATTTCGGGCCTCAAGTGACTGCCCTCTTGTGGAAAGCTCACGACATTCCCACGGCGGAACTGGAGTTATTAGAAACGGCTTTCACCCGAGCGCAAATGGCTAGGAAACATTCAGAGACTCGTCTTCCGGTTGGTGTCGTAGCCAAACCTCCGACTGAACTAGTCGGGTCATCACATCAGACCCCTCAGTAA
- a CDS encoding hybrid sensor histidine kinase/response regulator: MSDKLLHKISEARILAVDDSSDNLFLLEKILGPEGYDVQTLSDPRQVLAEIEREPPHLLLLDVMMPAMDGYEVTRQLRQETDLPFIPILLITAHDRASAVKGLDAGADDFIRKPVEMDELLARVRSLLRLKQSIDRQQLMIGQREDFVFRLTHDLRTPLVALDRMMQLFERSGLDLLPPDRREMLGLMRESNQNLLHMVNNILEVYRLDAGQEQFAFSQLDFLASIESVQQELLPLAEAKHLELSIQCDRSSSERFDETIASVWGDRLALRRVFTNLVGNAIKFTEKGSVTIEICIIAAPGRTNNGHSPSPWLQVSVRDTGPGIPLAEQKHLFERFRRGKHWRSGSGLGLHLSSRIIEAHHGQLEVESEPGEGSCFRVRIPTH, translated from the coding sequence ATGAGTGATAAATTGCTGCATAAAATTAGCGAAGCCAGAATTCTGGCAGTTGACGACTCATCAGATAATCTATTTTTGCTAGAGAAAATATTGGGGCCGGAAGGATATGACGTACAGACCTTGAGCGATCCTCGGCAGGTGTTAGCAGAGATTGAGCGAGAGCCCCCCCACCTGCTATTGCTCGATGTCATGATGCCCGCGATGGATGGTTATGAAGTGACCAGGCAATTGCGGCAGGAAACAGATCTACCTTTCATTCCAATTCTGTTAATCACCGCCCACGATCGAGCAAGCGCCGTCAAAGGATTGGATGCAGGTGCCGATGACTTTATCCGCAAGCCAGTTGAGATGGATGAGTTATTGGCTAGAGTGCGATCGCTTTTGAGACTCAAGCAAAGTATCGATCGGCAGCAGTTGATGATCGGGCAGCGCGAAGATTTTGTTTTCCGCTTGACCCACGACTTACGCACGCCGCTGGTGGCTCTAGACCGCATGATGCAGCTCTTCGAGCGTAGCGGTCTGGATCTGTTGCCTCCCGACCGTCGCGAAATGCTCGGCCTGATGCGCGAGAGCAATCAAAATCTGCTGCACATGGTGAACAATATCCTCGAAGTGTATCGGCTTGATGCCGGTCAAGAGCAATTTGCCTTTAGTCAGTTAGACTTTCTCGCGTCGATCGAAAGCGTTCAGCAAGAATTGCTTCCGCTGGCGGAAGCAAAACACTTGGAGTTATCAATTCAGTGCGATCGCAGCAGTAGCGAGCGATTTGACGAAACGATCGCTTCAGTTTGGGGCGATCGGCTAGCCCTGCGCAGAGTATTTACCAACCTCGTTGGCAATGCCATCAAATTCACTGAAAAAGGCTCGGTCACGATCGAAATTTGCATCATTGCTGCTCCTGGAAGGACGAACAACGGCCACTCCCCCTCTCCGTGGTTGCAAGTCAGCGTGCGAGATACGGGGCCGGGAATCCCCCTTGCAGAGCAAAAGCACCTGTTTGAACGATTCCGCAGGGGCAAGCATTGGCGATCGGGGAGTGGCCTCGGTTTGCACCTGTCCTCTCGCATCATTGAGGCGCACCACGGCCAACTTGAAGTTGAATCAGAACCCGGAGAAGGAAGCTGCTTCAGAGTTCGGATTCCAACTCATTAG
- a CDS encoding 2Fe-2S iron-sulfur cluster-binding protein, with protein MAEYQVRLINENLGLDETIEVDEDEYILDVAEFEEIELPFSCRSGTCSSCTGRVIEGDVDDSAGQPEMFFNKDQRAAGLRLLCIGRPKSDCTIETHMESRISEF; from the coding sequence ATGGCTGAATATCAAGTTCGCTTGATCAATGAAAATCTCGGTCTCGACGAAACTATTGAGGTTGACGAAGACGAGTACATTCTCGATGTGGCCGAATTCGAAGAAATCGAGTTGCCCTTTAGCTGTCGCTCTGGCACCTGCTCATCCTGTACGGGCCGCGTGATTGAAGGAGATGTGGACGACTCTGCCGGTCAGCCAGAGATGTTTTTTAATAAGGACCAGCGGGCTGCAGGGTTGCGCTTGCTGTGCATCGGTCGGCCCAAGTCCGATTGCACGATCGAAACCCACATGGAATCGCGCATTTCCGAGTTTTAG
- a CDS encoding hybrid sensor histidine kinase/response regulator produces the protein MGKSSRFLDFLVVIERVVDGSAPDFFGEVVVELYQYWTQCEMSRATAKDKEEIGCMVEPLKLLIVDDDRADRMAIREAVMRSNLVARCDEVCSGAEALAALRGEDYNCVFLNFWLPDTDSLSLIKEIRQADVKVPSIVLTGRGDEQTAVNLMKAGASDYLSKSNVSSDNLAPLVRNAIRLYEAECETALAYQKLHESNELLKKQNRELEEQRQQIHLKNLQLIEVSRLKSEFLSTISHELRTPLNAIIGFSQLLSRQYPDPLTSDQLDMIERILSNGKNLLAIFSEVLDFSRLEANRLELICEPFDLECLVTTITYELKPLTKKGDLKLIVKANLAEPIIKGDKQKIRQIAINLLSNAVKFTEKGTIYIELNSIGTDWVEIAVCDSGIGIPEEQLDRIFEAFVQVDQTTKRRFNGTGLGLAIVHSLVKLMNGSISVESQLGRGSEFRVRIPRNALRTASAT, from the coding sequence GTGGGGAAGTCTTCTCGATTTCTCGATTTTTTGGTGGTAATCGAGCGAGTTGTTGATGGTTCTGCTCCCGACTTTTTTGGCGAAGTGGTGGTTGAGCTATATCAATACTGGACACAATGCGAGATGTCACGAGCCACTGCCAAAGATAAAGAAGAAATAGGTTGTATGGTCGAACCTTTAAAACTACTCATCGTCGATGATGACCGGGCGGATCGAATGGCGATTCGTGAAGCTGTTATGCGCAGTAATCTAGTGGCTCGCTGCGACGAGGTTTGCAGTGGCGCTGAAGCTCTAGCCGCGCTTCGAGGAGAGGACTACAATTGCGTTTTCCTCAACTTTTGGCTCCCCGACACTGATAGCCTGTCGCTAATCAAAGAAATTCGCCAAGCGGACGTGAAAGTTCCATCGATCGTGCTGACAGGTCGGGGGGACGAGCAAACTGCTGTGAACCTGATGAAAGCAGGAGCTTCAGACTACCTATCGAAGTCAAATGTTTCTTCAGATAATCTCGCCCCATTGGTTCGCAATGCCATTCGCTTGTACGAGGCCGAGTGCGAAACTGCATTGGCCTATCAAAAGCTGCATGAAAGTAACGAGTTGCTTAAGAAGCAGAACCGGGAGCTGGAAGAACAGCGTCAACAGATTCACCTGAAAAACCTCCAACTTATAGAAGTATCTCGCCTAAAGTCAGAGTTTTTGTCGACAATTTCTCACGAACTCAGAACTCCTCTCAATGCAATTATTGGATTTTCTCAGCTGCTATCCCGTCAGTATCCAGACCCACTCACTAGCGATCAATTGGACATGATAGAGCGGATTCTCAGCAACGGAAAAAATTTGCTGGCAATATTTAGCGAAGTACTTGATTTCTCCAGACTTGAGGCAAACCGTCTAGAGCTTATTTGCGAGCCTTTCGATCTTGAATGCCTTGTGACTACCATCACCTACGAACTAAAACCTCTGACCAAAAAAGGCGATTTGAAGCTTATAGTCAAAGCAAACTTAGCAGAACCTATCATTAAGGGCGACAAGCAGAAGATCCGTCAAATAGCGATCAACTTACTATCTAATGCAGTTAAATTTACTGAAAAGGGCACTATATATATCGAATTAAACTCAATCGGGACAGATTGGGTCGAAATTGCTGTGTGCGATTCTGGAATTGGCATTCCTGAAGAGCAACTCGATCGCATCTTTGAGGCATTTGTACAAGTGGATCAGACAACAAAACGCCGATTTAATGGCACGGGGCTGGGATTGGCGATCGTTCACTCCCTTGTCAAATTGATGAACGGTTCCATCTCAGTTGAGAGTCAACTGGGTCGAGGCAGCGAGTTTAGAGTGCGCATTCCCAGGAATGCTTTGCGTACCGCCTCAGCAACTTAG